One part of the Methylobacterium mesophilicum SR1.6/6 genome encodes these proteins:
- a CDS encoding aspartate dehydrogenase, giving the protein MPPQEESWSPVRGGRVAIAGLGTVGRAVARALDGGAIPGLSLSAVAVRDADKARAELAALAAPPEVVTAFDVLEPRADIVLECAPSQHLPAIVRPFVTAGKTAVVLSCGALLDHEDLVETARAHGGQIVVPTGALLGLDAVTAAAEGTIHTVRMITRKPVRGLVGAPYLVENGIEIAGITEPMRVFAGSPREAARGFPANLNVAVALSLAGIGPDRTELEIWADPVLDRNTHRIEVDADAARFAMTIENVPTDENPRTGRITALSVIAYLRKLAAPLRVGT; this is encoded by the coding sequence ATGCCGCCGCAGGAAGAATCTTGGTCACCGGTCCGCGGCGGGCGCGTCGCGATCGCCGGCCTCGGCACCGTCGGGCGTGCCGTGGCGCGCGCCCTCGACGGGGGGGCCATCCCCGGACTGAGCCTGAGCGCCGTCGCGGTCCGCGATGCCGATAAAGCCCGCGCCGAGCTCGCGGCGCTCGCCGCGCCGCCCGAGGTCGTCACCGCGTTCGACGTCCTGGAGCCGCGGGCCGACATCGTGCTGGAATGCGCGCCGTCGCAGCACCTCCCAGCGATCGTGCGGCCGTTCGTGACGGCGGGCAAGACCGCCGTCGTGTTGAGCTGCGGGGCGCTGCTCGATCACGAGGACCTCGTGGAGACCGCCCGCGCCCACGGCGGTCAGATCGTCGTGCCGACCGGCGCCTTGCTCGGCCTCGATGCCGTGACGGCCGCCGCGGAGGGGACGATCCATACCGTGCGCATGATCACCCGCAAGCCCGTGCGCGGCCTCGTCGGCGCGCCCTACCTCGTGGAGAACGGCATCGAGATCGCCGGGATCACCGAGCCGATGCGGGTTTTCGCCGGCAGCCCACGCGAGGCGGCCCGCGGCTTTCCGGCAAACCTCAACGTCGCGGTCGCGCTCTCGCTCGCCGGCATCGGGCCGGATCGGACCGAGCTCGAGATCTGGGCCGATCCCGTCCTCGACCGCAACACCCACCGCATCGAGGTCGACGCCGACGCGGCGCGGTTCGCGATGACGATCGAGAACGTGCCGACCGACGAGAATCCCCGCACCGGCCGCATCACGGCCCTCTCGGTCATCGCCTACCTGCGCAAGCTCGCCGCCCCGCTCCGGGTCGGCACCTGA
- a CDS encoding MFS transporter, whose translation MTSTSDETPSEIERATMRRVTLRIMPLLMLGFLVAFIDRVNVGFAALQMNADAGLSASVFGLGAGLFFVAYFLFEVPSNLMLERFGARLWLARIMITWGLISAATALVVGPISFCALRFLLGAAEAGFYPGVIFYLTRWFPKAYRARVIALFAVAVPLSNFVGSPLSAALLGLDGWLGLRGWQLMSIVEAAPAVVLGLLVLRFLPEGPHRAPWLDEAQRGWLTGRLEAERAEQPLVRPSVWRIIRDRRVLAAGLIFAGSVGASACLSIWQPQIFKSYGLTTMEIGLLNSVPFGIAAGLMVLWARRSDRTGERAWHVAGPQALTALCLAAALAAHGFWPTVAILFLAILGTYAVKGPFWALVTEWLPPGASAAGIAQINAIGNLGAFIGTYLMGVIKDASGSYALGLLPLALVTAIGAALALGLSRTRPPLIPILPGERA comes from the coding sequence GTGACTTCGACGAGCGACGAGACCCCGTCCGAGATCGAGCGGGCGACGATGCGGCGCGTTACGCTTCGGATCATGCCGCTGCTGATGCTGGGCTTCCTCGTCGCCTTCATCGACCGGGTCAACGTCGGCTTCGCAGCCCTGCAGATGAACGCCGATGCCGGACTCTCGGCCTCGGTCTTCGGACTGGGCGCAGGTCTCTTCTTCGTGGCCTACTTCCTGTTCGAGGTACCCTCCAACCTGATGCTGGAGCGATTCGGCGCCCGCCTGTGGCTCGCCCGGATCATGATCACTTGGGGGTTGATTTCCGCGGCCACCGCGCTCGTCGTCGGACCGATCTCGTTCTGCGCTTTGCGCTTCCTGCTTGGCGCGGCGGAAGCCGGCTTCTATCCCGGCGTGATCTTCTACCTGACGCGCTGGTTCCCGAAGGCCTATCGCGCCCGGGTGATCGCCCTTTTCGCGGTGGCCGTACCCCTGTCGAATTTCGTCGGCTCGCCGCTCTCAGCGGCGCTGCTCGGGCTCGACGGCTGGTTGGGTCTGCGCGGCTGGCAGTTGATGTCGATCGTCGAGGCGGCGCCGGCCGTGGTGCTCGGCCTGCTCGTCCTGCGGTTCCTGCCGGAGGGGCCGCATCGCGCGCCCTGGCTCGACGAGGCACAGCGCGGCTGGCTCACCGGACGTTTGGAAGCCGAGCGTGCGGAGCAGCCGCTGGTCCGGCCGTCCGTCTGGCGGATCATCCGCGATCGGCGCGTGCTCGCCGCGGGCTTGATCTTCGCCGGCAGCGTCGGAGCGAGCGCGTGCCTGTCGATCTGGCAGCCACAGATCTTCAAGTCCTACGGTCTCACGACCATGGAGATCGGCCTGCTCAACTCGGTGCCCTTCGGGATCGCGGCCGGGCTGATGGTGCTCTGGGCTCGGCGCTCAGACCGCACGGGGGAGCGGGCCTGGCACGTCGCCGGCCCGCAGGCGCTCACCGCGCTCTGCCTCGCGGCGGCGCTGGCCGCACACGGGTTCTGGCCGACGGTCGCGATCCTGTTCCTGGCGATCCTGGGAACCTACGCCGTTAAAGGCCCGTTCTGGGCACTGGTCACGGAATGGCTGCCGCCGGGCGCGTCCGCAGCCGGCATCGCGCAGATCAACGCCATCGGAAATCTCGGCGCCTTTATCGGGACTTATCTGATGGGCGTGATCAAGGACGCGAGTGGCAGCTACGCGCTAGGCCTGTTGCCGCTCGCCCTGGTCACGGCTATCGGCGCCGCGCTCGCGTTGGGATTGAGCCGCACGCGCCCCCCGCTGATCCCCATCCTGCCTGGCGAGCGGGCGTAG